A single Candidatus Limnocylindrales bacterium DNA region contains:
- a CDS encoding proline--tRNA ligase, with product MLYSRLLLPTLKEDPADSEVASHRLMVRSGMIRQVARGIYDFLPLGRRTLHKVEAIVREELNRAGCQEVLLPVVCPAELWQESGRWDLYGKELLRIRDRNDREFCLGPTHEEVMTDLVRRDVRSYRELPLNLYQIQTKFRDEIRPRFGLMRGREFVMKDGYSFHATYEDTLREYENMRQAYSRIFRRCGLRFRAVEADTGNIGGSLSHEFQVLAESGEDLIVSCSKCEYAANVEKAENRPVPAQPLPDAALSEVPTPGARTIEEVSAFLSRPPEHFIKTLILMADEQGIAVLLRGDDQLSEPKLKAMLGATVLRMAEPAEVERLTGAPQGFAGPVGLKLPMYADYRLSGCRGMVSGANKNDTHVVGVSNERDFSGVTFANLRTAAAGDACARCEDGVFEEHRGIEVGHVFYLGKKYSQKLGATYLDDQGNAQVMEMGTYGIGVTRTMAAAVEQHHDDKGIRWPISLAPFEVVIVAVKWDDEPSRVAATSLHDALQAAGVEVLLDDRDERAGVKFNDADLIGIPFRITIGPRGLKEGKVELKERSQAQAQELTLEGAAADVIERVRRAHAELRQ from the coding sequence GTGCTTTACTCCCGTCTGCTTCTGCCCACGCTCAAGGAAGACCCCGCCGACTCCGAAGTCGCCAGCCACCGCCTCATGGTGCGCTCGGGCATGATTCGCCAGGTCGCACGCGGCATCTACGATTTCCTGCCGCTCGGCCGCCGCACGCTGCACAAGGTCGAGGCGATCGTGCGCGAGGAGCTGAACCGCGCGGGATGCCAGGAGGTGCTGCTGCCCGTCGTGTGCCCGGCCGAGCTGTGGCAGGAGAGCGGGCGGTGGGATCTCTACGGCAAGGAGCTGCTGCGCATCCGCGACCGCAACGACCGCGAGTTCTGCCTCGGCCCGACGCACGAAGAGGTGATGACCGATCTGGTGCGGCGTGACGTGCGCTCCTATCGGGAGCTGCCGCTGAACCTCTACCAGATCCAGACCAAGTTCCGCGACGAGATCCGGCCGCGCTTCGGCCTGATGCGCGGGCGCGAGTTCGTGATGAAGGACGGCTACTCCTTCCACGCCACCTACGAGGACACGCTGCGCGAGTACGAGAACATGCGCCAGGCCTACAGCCGCATCTTCCGCCGCTGCGGCCTGCGTTTTCGTGCCGTGGAGGCCGACACGGGCAACATCGGCGGCAGCCTCAGCCACGAGTTCCAGGTTCTGGCGGAGTCCGGCGAGGACCTGATCGTCAGCTGCAGCAAGTGCGAGTACGCGGCCAACGTCGAGAAGGCCGAGAATCGTCCGGTGCCCGCGCAACCGCTGCCGGATGCCGCGCTCTCGGAGGTGCCCACGCCCGGCGCGCGCACCATCGAAGAGGTGTCGGCATTCCTGTCGCGCCCGCCCGAGCATTTCATCAAGACGCTGATCCTGATGGCGGACGAGCAGGGTATCGCCGTGCTGCTGCGCGGCGACGATCAGCTGAGCGAGCCCAAGCTCAAGGCGATGCTCGGTGCAACGGTGCTGCGGATGGCCGAGCCGGCCGAGGTCGAGCGTCTGACGGGCGCGCCGCAGGGCTTTGCCGGCCCCGTGGGGCTGAAGCTGCCGATGTACGCCGACTACCGGCTGTCGGGATGCCGCGGCATGGTCAGCGGCGCCAACAAGAACGACACGCACGTGGTCGGCGTCTCGAACGAGAGGGACTTCTCCGGCGTCACCTTCGCCAACCTTCGCACCGCCGCGGCGGGCGACGCATGCGCGCGCTGCGAGGACGGCGTCTTCGAGGAGCACCGCGGCATCGAGGTCGGACACGTCTTCTATCTCGGCAAGAAGTACAGCCAGAAGCTGGGTGCCACCTACCTCGACGATCAGGGCAACGCGCAGGTGATGGAGATGGGCACCTACGGCATCGGCGTCACGCGCACGATGGCGGCCGCCGTCGAGCAGCATCACGACGACAAGGGCATCCGCTGGCCGATCTCGCTGGCACCGTTCGAAGTGGTCATCGTTGCGGTCAAGTGGGACGATGAACCGAGCCGCGTCGCGGCGACCTCGCTGCACGACGCGCTCCAGGCGGCCGGCGTCGAGGTCCTGCTCGACGACCGCGACGAGCGCGCCGGCGTCAAGTTCAATGACGCGGATCTGATCGGAATTCCGTTCCGCATCACGATCGGACCGCGCGGGCTCAAGGAAGGCAAGGTCGAGCTGAAGGAACGCTCGCAGGCGCAGGCACAGGAGCTGACGCTGGAAGGCGCCGCCGCAGACGTCATCGAGCGCGTGCGCCGCGCGCACGCGGAGCTGCGCCAGTGA
- a CDS encoding ROK family protein, whose amino-acid sequence MSEERYLGFDVGGQSVKAALVDARGTVLRSESAPTGPGTDEESLVRTFLALRESLAHDGCAGVGVGIAGVLDSHGTLRGGPHLPELHGKRIEKFVATGMGVPATVRNDADCAAVAEGWIGAAVGRHDYLAITLGTGVGSGLVLGGQLRRGESGYGCEFGHMIVVHQGLRCGCGNRGCLEAYISETATRRAVERAGLEQRLLRGREPEGGIARVLFDAAAGGDAQADAIVDGMIDHLGTALASAVNILDLTTIVVGGGIAPGVLARVERLRAAIAASLFARSVDDVEIVEAAGGPLAGAIGAARLAMLAR is encoded by the coding sequence ATGAGCGAGGAACGCTATCTCGGCTTCGACGTCGGCGGCCAGTCGGTCAAGGCCGCGCTCGTGGACGCTCGGGGCACCGTGCTGCGCAGCGAAAGCGCGCCCACCGGCCCAGGCACCGACGAGGAGAGCCTGGTGCGCACGTTCCTGGCGCTGCGCGAGTCGCTGGCGCACGACGGCTGCGCCGGCGTGGGCGTCGGCATCGCCGGCGTGCTCGACAGCCATGGAACCTTGCGCGGTGGCCCGCACCTGCCCGAGCTGCATGGAAAGCGGATCGAGAAGTTCGTCGCCACAGGAATGGGCGTGCCCGCAACCGTGCGCAACGACGCCGACTGCGCCGCCGTCGCCGAAGGCTGGATCGGTGCCGCAGTAGGCCGGCACGACTATCTGGCCATCACGCTCGGCACCGGCGTGGGGTCGGGGCTGGTGCTGGGCGGGCAGCTGCGCCGCGGCGAGAGCGGCTACGGCTGCGAGTTCGGGCACATGATCGTCGTGCACCAGGGGCTGCGCTGCGGCTGCGGCAATCGCGGCTGCCTCGAAGCCTACATTTCCGAAACGGCGACACGACGGGCGGTGGAGCGTGCTGGTCTGGAGCAGCGCCTGCTCCGCGGCCGCGAGCCCGAAGGCGGCATCGCTCGCGTGCTGTTCGACGCGGCCGCGGGCGGCGATGCGCAGGCCGACGCGATCGTCGACGGCATGATCGATCATCTCGGGACGGCCTTGGCTTCGGCCGTCAACATTCTCGACCTCACCACCATCGTCGTCGGCGGCGGCATTGCGCCCGGCGTGCTGGCGCGCGTCGAGCGGCTGCGGGCGGCCATCGCGGCGAGCCTGTTCGCGCGCTCGGTCGATGACGTCGAGATCGTCGAAGCTGCCGGAGGCCCGCTCGCCGGCGCCATCGGCGCCGCTCGTCTGGCGATGCTCGCGCGTTGA
- a CDS encoding DUF502 domain-containing protein, which produces MNRLRNLFIAGLLVLIPVVLTIWILQLLLGFLDAVSQPLLRLYIGRDVPGVGVVLTALIVLMLGYMTSWFAGRRVVEAFEAHMARIPIVGSIYSTTRQVVRGFSSSEGMSFKRTVLVRREDALLFGFVTGEFVLSREGEEVEMASVYVPTNHLYLGDVFIMPRKDVLEVDMTLEEGISAVLSCGGSLPDEIRFRDAGHLSDSQRPRELPRP; this is translated from the coding sequence GTGAATCGTCTGCGCAACCTCTTCATCGCGGGCCTGCTCGTGTTGATTCCGGTGGTGCTGACGATCTGGATACTGCAGCTTCTCCTCGGTTTTCTCGACGCGGTCTCGCAGCCCCTCCTGCGCCTGTACATCGGGCGCGACGTTCCCGGCGTCGGCGTAGTGCTGACGGCGCTGATCGTGCTCATGCTGGGCTACATGACGTCCTGGTTCGCCGGCCGGCGCGTGGTCGAAGCCTTCGAGGCCCACATGGCTCGGATCCCGATCGTGGGCAGCATCTACTCGACGACGCGTCAGGTCGTGCGCGGCTTCTCCTCGAGCGAGGGTATGAGCTTCAAGCGCACGGTTCTGGTGCGGCGTGAGGACGCGCTGCTGTTCGGCTTCGTCACCGGCGAGTTCGTGCTGAGCCGCGAAGGCGAGGAGGTGGAGATGGCCAGCGTTTACGTACCCACGAATCATCTTTACCTCGGCGACGTCTTCATCATGCCGCGCAAGGACGTGCTCGAAGTGGACATGACGCTCGAAGAGGGGATTTCCGCGGTGCTCTCGTGCGGCGGCTCGCTGCCCGACGAGATCCGCTTCCGCGATGCCGGCCACCTGTCGGATTCGCAGCGGCCGCGGGAGCTGCCGAGGCCATGA
- the ispG gene encoding flavodoxin-dependent (E)-4-hydroxy-3-methylbut-2-enyl-diphosphate synthase: MTVRRKTRQIFVGNVPIGGDAPIAVQSMTTTKTEDVAATLEEIHRLEEAGCEIVRVAVPHKRDALALGKIRSQIRIPLIADIHFDYRLALMALDQGVDCIRLNPGNIGTRDRVEEVVKAARPRRVPIRIGVNAGSLEEDLLDEYGYPTAEAMVKSAMRHVAILEELDFYDIKISIKASSVPLMVEAYRQLARACDYPLHVGVTEAGMPPAGIVKSSIGIGMLLAEGIGDTIRVSLTADPVEEVQAGFDILRALNIRAKGAMIVACPSCGRIEVDLFKLVEEAKQRLAHIEKPITVSILGCAVNGPGEARESDIGIAGGKNGGLLIRRGQVIGKYKEGELVDALVRAVDEMVAEDAPAPQAHEQEGARS; encoded by the coding sequence ATGACGGTCCGCCGCAAGACACGTCAGATCTTCGTCGGGAACGTGCCCATCGGCGGAGACGCGCCGATCGCCGTGCAGTCGATGACGACGACGAAGACGGAGGACGTGGCCGCAACGCTCGAGGAGATCCACCGGCTCGAAGAGGCGGGCTGCGAGATCGTGCGCGTGGCGGTGCCGCACAAGCGCGACGCGCTGGCGCTCGGGAAGATCCGGTCGCAGATCCGGATTCCGCTGATCGCCGACATCCACTTCGACTACCGGCTGGCGTTGATGGCGCTCGATCAGGGAGTCGACTGCATCCGCCTGAACCCCGGCAACATCGGAACGCGCGATCGGGTCGAGGAAGTCGTCAAGGCCGCGCGGCCTCGCCGCGTACCCATCCGCATCGGCGTCAACGCCGGCTCGCTCGAAGAGGACCTGCTCGACGAGTACGGCTATCCCACCGCCGAGGCGATGGTGAAGAGCGCCATGCGCCACGTGGCCATCCTCGAGGAACTCGACTTCTACGACATCAAGATCTCGATCAAGGCCTCCAGCGTGCCGCTGATGGTGGAAGCGTATCGGCAGCTTGCGCGCGCGTGCGACTACCCGCTGCACGTGGGCGTCACCGAGGCCGGCATGCCGCCGGCCGGCATCGTCAAGTCCTCCATCGGCATCGGCATGCTGCTGGCCGAAGGCATCGGCGACACGATCCGCGTCTCGCTCACTGCCGATCCGGTCGAGGAAGTGCAGGCCGGCTTCGACATCCTGCGTGCGCTGAACATTCGCGCCAAGGGCGCGATGATCGTGGCATGTCCTTCCTGCGGGCGGATCGAGGTCGATCTGTTCAAGCTCGTCGAAGAGGCCAAGCAGCGCCTGGCGCACATCGAGAAGCCGATCACGGTTTCCATTCTCGGCTGCGCGGTCAATGGTCCGGGCGAGGCGCGCGAGTCCGACATCGGCATCGCCGGCGGCAAGAACGGAGGCCTCCTCATCCGCCGCGGCCAGGTCATCGGCAAGTACAAGGAAGGTGAGCTGGTCGACGCGCTCGTGCGTGCCGTCGACGAGATGGTCGCCGAGGATGCGCCCGCCCCGCAAGCGCACGAACAGGAAGGGGCCAGGTCTTGA
- a CDS encoding M90 family metallopeptidase codes for MLALLRRRRRRRLRQQPVPEHWRQILQRRSSLFRRLPEADRAELLSCINVLLGEKSFEGCAGLELTEEMRVVIAGQAALLLLHRDTEYFSVLETILVYPESYVVNVQTPLQDTPPFELGGAEITIEESLDHVGESWQTGSLILSWSDVLRGAADRDQGCNVVLHEFAHQLDMENGEADGAPPIADAALRKRWRAVFEREYERLCDLADRGRRTFIDDYGSEHPSEFFAVATEHFFMEPVEFSRRHPELYRTLAEYYRQDPKTWGRRS; via the coding sequence ATGCTCGCGTTGCTGAGGCGGCGGCGCCGCCGTCGCCTGCGCCAGCAGCCGGTGCCCGAGCACTGGCGCCAGATCCTGCAGCGGCGCTCCTCCCTGTTTCGCCGGCTTCCCGAAGCCGATCGGGCCGAGCTGCTGTCGTGCATCAACGTGCTGCTGGGCGAGAAGAGCTTCGAGGGATGCGCCGGCCTCGAGCTGACCGAGGAGATGCGTGTCGTCATTGCAGGACAGGCCGCGCTGCTGCTCCTGCATCGTGACACCGAATATTTCTCCGTGCTCGAGACCATCCTGGTCTATCCGGAGTCCTACGTCGTCAATGTGCAGACGCCGCTGCAGGATACGCCGCCGTTCGAGCTCGGCGGTGCCGAGATCACGATCGAGGAGTCGCTCGACCACGTCGGAGAGTCCTGGCAGACGGGCAGCCTCATCCTGTCGTGGAGCGACGTGCTGCGCGGCGCAGCGGATCGCGATCAAGGCTGCAACGTCGTGCTGCACGAGTTCGCGCACCAGCTCGACATGGAGAACGGCGAGGCCGACGGCGCGCCGCCCATCGCGGATGCGGCGCTGCGCAAGCGCTGGCGCGCCGTGTTCGAGCGCGAGTACGAGCGCCTGTGTGATCTTGCGGACCGCGGGCGCCGCACGTTCATCGACGACTACGGCAGCGAGCATCCGAGCGAATTCTTCGCCGTGGCCACCGAGCACTTCTTCATGGAGCCGGTCGAGTTCTCCCGCCGGCATCCCGAGCTGTACCGGACGCTGGCCGAGTACTACCGGCAGGATCCGAAGACGTGGGGGCGGCGATCGTGA
- a CDS encoding PIG-L family deacetylase, translated as MKCLTGVYAHPDDETFSGGGTYAKYAAAGVRCTVYCATDGDAGKTSGVAVRSKADLAVLRREELDVARKILGIAAIELPGHPDGGLIAENADRIVGEIVRHFRRERPQVVITFGPEGAPNTHPDHRVISRCATAAFLLAGNDTIFVEQLEAGLEPHAPSRLYYVTWPKPGAEALLKTRGLPATACIDVRNFREVERRAWAAHRTQQLLQQRFDETAAADDELFAYAMGVAQPSPLVDDLFAGL; from the coding sequence ATGAAATGCCTGACCGGCGTCTATGCCCACCCCGACGACGAGACCTTCTCCGGCGGTGGGACGTACGCGAAATACGCGGCGGCCGGCGTGCGTTGCACCGTGTACTGCGCGACGGACGGGGATGCCGGAAAGACCTCCGGCGTCGCCGTCCGATCCAAGGCGGATCTTGCGGTGCTGAGGCGCGAGGAGCTGGATGTCGCACGGAAGATCCTCGGCATTGCGGCGATCGAGCTGCCTGGGCATCCGGACGGTGGTTTGATCGCAGAAAACGCCGACAGGATCGTGGGCGAAATCGTCCGCCATTTTCGCCGTGAACGGCCGCAGGTCGTCATCACGTTCGGGCCCGAAGGGGCGCCGAATACGCATCCCGACCATCGCGTCATCTCTCGCTGCGCGACTGCCGCGTTCCTGCTTGCGGGGAACGATACGATTTTCGTCGAACAGCTCGAGGCGGGACTGGAACCTCACGCTCCGTCCCGGCTTTACTACGTTACGTGGCCCAAACCGGGCGCCGAAGCGCTGCTGAAGACGCGCGGCCTGCCCGCCACGGCGTGCATCGACGTGCGCAATTTCCGTGAAGTCGAAAGGCGGGCATGGGCTGCACACAGGACTCAGCAACTATTGCAGCAGCGCTTCGACGAAACGGCCGCGGCGGACGATGAGCTTTTCGCATATGCGATGGGGGTCGCGCAGCCGTCGCCGCTCGTGGACGATCTGTTCGCCGGTCTGTGA
- a CDS encoding glycosyltransferase family 4 protein, which produces MQTVVGFAARLAARGHDVSIVFPRGASDPSLIDRLGPSVKTVEAGGGLTAAMSLPSMGRLAVALARAVPDADVILATHAPTAVPVLLASRRKRERRAMWFYQDYMDMFVERPFERAILRHLPPRFEQLVTVSEAAADDARSRGARRVTNVRTGISDPELFHPPSDWASRVPGLLACITDMRPRKGLADLLAAAERLFDRMPSIRLAIVSKEECAIRTRVPFDLHLRPPRSQIADLFRRCSAFVSPTWSESFGLPALEAMACGAPVVTTETLGAREYASAGVNCLLVPPRDPVALAAAVERVLRDADLARRLSQAGAATARTFEWKECVSRLERALSE; this is translated from the coding sequence ATGCAGACCGTGGTAGGGTTTGCGGCGCGGCTGGCGGCGCGAGGCCACGATGTGTCCATCGTGTTTCCGCGAGGCGCCAGCGATCCCAGCTTAATCGACAGACTCGGTCCCTCGGTGAAAACCGTCGAAGCGGGCGGGGGATTGACCGCAGCGATGAGTCTCCCGTCCATGGGGCGTCTGGCGGTGGCGCTGGCTCGTGCAGTGCCAGACGCCGATGTGATTCTCGCGACACACGCGCCGACCGCAGTGCCCGTGCTGCTGGCGAGTCGGCGCAAGCGGGAGCGGCGCGCGATGTGGTTCTATCAGGACTACATGGACATGTTCGTCGAGCGCCCCTTCGAGCGCGCGATCCTCCGGCATTTGCCGCCTCGGTTCGAGCAACTGGTGACGGTCTCGGAAGCCGCCGCCGACGATGCTCGCAGCCGCGGTGCGCGGCGTGTGACCAACGTCCGCACAGGCATCTCCGATCCCGAGCTTTTCCATCCGCCGTCCGATTGGGCGTCGCGGGTGCCGGGCTTGCTGGCCTGTATAACCGACATGCGGCCGCGCAAGGGGCTGGCCGATCTCCTGGCCGCCGCGGAGCGTCTGTTTGACCGGATGCCCTCGATTCGCCTGGCGATCGTCTCGAAGGAAGAGTGTGCCATACGGACGCGCGTCCCGTTCGATCTCCATCTGCGGCCGCCGCGCTCGCAGATCGCTGATCTTTTCCGTCGTTGCTCCGCATTCGTGTCGCCGACATGGTCGGAGTCATTCGGCCTGCCGGCGCTGGAGGCAATGGCGTGCGGCGCTCCCGTGGTCACCACCGAAACTCTCGGCGCGAGGGAATACGCGTCGGCCGGAGTCAACTGCCTCTTGGTACCACCGCGCGATCCGGTCGCGCTCGCCGCCGCGGTCGAACGCGTCCTGAGGGATGCCGATCTCGCGCGCAGACTGTCGCAGGCCGGAGCCGCTACGGCGCGTACGTTCGAGTGGAAAGAATGTGTGAGCCGCTTGGAACGTGCGCTGAGCGAGTGA
- the pyrF gene encoding orotidine-5'-phosphate decarboxylase, which translates to MTVRSAGLRERARERLIFALDVSTAREAGQLVRTLRDSVAMFKVGKQLFLREGPRIIQFVRERGGEVFLDLKFHDIPQTVARASVEATRLGAAMFNVHASGSSAMMKEAVRQVRRVCRTEHLRRPRMLAVTVLTSLSAVDLETIGVLSTPVQDQVLRLAVLAMEAGMDGVVASPQEIRAIREACGPRFLIVTPGIRRDGDDMGDQTRVTGPAEAVVSGADYVVVGRPIRDAPDPRAEAEHIIDEIADALVTRRRA; encoded by the coding sequence GTGACCGTGCGGTCGGCAGGCCTTCGCGAGCGAGCGCGCGAGCGGCTCATCTTCGCGCTCGACGTCTCCACGGCGCGCGAGGCGGGCCAGCTCGTGCGCACGCTGCGCGACAGCGTGGCGATGTTCAAGGTCGGCAAGCAACTGTTCCTGCGCGAGGGCCCGCGCATCATCCAGTTCGTGCGCGAGCGCGGCGGCGAGGTCTTTCTCGACCTCAAGTTCCACGACATTCCGCAGACCGTGGCGCGCGCGTCGGTGGAAGCCACGCGGCTTGGCGCCGCCATGTTCAACGTCCATGCCTCCGGCAGCAGCGCGATGATGAAGGAAGCCGTGCGGCAGGTCCGCCGCGTCTGCCGTACCGAGCATCTGCGCCGGCCGCGCATGCTGGCGGTCACCGTGCTCACCAGCCTTTCGGCCGTGGATCTGGAGACGATCGGCGTGCTGTCGACGCCGGTGCAGGATCAGGTTCTGCGCCTGGCGGTGCTGGCGATGGAGGCGGGGATGGACGGCGTCGTCGCCTCGCCGCAGGAGATTCGCGCGATCCGCGAAGCCTGCGGGCCGCGCTTCCTCATCGTCACTCCGGGCATTCGCCGCGACGGCGACGACATGGGGGATCAGACCCGCGTCACCGGACCGGCCGAAGCCGTCGTCTCCGGCGCCGACTATGTCGTGGTTGGCCGGCCCATTCGCGACGCGCCCGATCCCCGCGCGGAAGCCGAGCACATCATCGACGAGATCGCCGATGCGCTCGTCACGCGCCGCCGCGCCTGA